The following proteins are encoded in a genomic region of Oncorhynchus gorbuscha isolate QuinsamMale2020 ecotype Even-year linkage group LG11, OgorEven_v1.0, whole genome shotgun sequence:
- the LOC123989488 gene encoding uncharacterized protein LOC123989488, producing MELEGDPEVVSRSVEEERVESPGLSCLSMKSNRSMFEPIHFRGETMHPDLSLLTVRHFRCPLCSDVLTNPVSIPCGHSYCRQCISTHWAQPGHAGNYVCPQCNKRFRAKPELYTNTALVKVLHELQQAGFSPALPALGYAGPMDVACDICSGQKLRAVKSCLTCTVSYCEPHVRQHYTIPALQRHTLADVIGYGGHKDHHGNTGKKERIKEERNNENEVEGSVSKKMKMGEEDSELKKIISELRKENSVLKQEAIEKQRMDIRTADLYKTINKLRSDLQQKAAETQRGNLENITAGWVEVPALGRPIHPGMLYNCCSESFTPDFLCDSDNKIKRKISLPFPFTETKVIETDSLQERFRALGLDQPIRTSFLSGLVDVGGAAEYLNHPLLHKGDYVTLHYKRTTRLDQLTFFLLEKVRCPEVIQQQTSTHMVMAVTYGTQAFIVCKTSRTWTMSKVINKLKKMIQFLTAEDGASQLATSSGLTCTYYGDLETNRGDREITDLSESFPKLLGLSGEKAVPLRVWLCPLKNLYPAATCVREISEDLQSRVEREMEHYRYTGTRCEEMVKHEWVSKVQDLKDKLINFIDLIQQYLAQLQKLMGRILVSVRSGVQEEKAVEEEMKGHDLSPFRMEATGQWLDDKQAELKFLESLDSKIRSKMVSTDQLQKVISNSKTDTVVCFTLTSLGETDLYLSSLKQHLDSLQTYSQTRPGHRYQHTQPWFKSEENKERVTTAARAFLDFVKVTKKLKIVATSIPNDSTPGASIRLYQGGRLVDSDYEAVSKPETVKVVDTEQSSVTLLLSPSKTGHTDRFRVEYRPVRPDLFFLHEEKNWRSMTTGENGKAFVISGLERDTQYQIRHRAEDMAGVTSEFSDITVAETGSGSEPGRPVVQSADRNSVTLTWRRPVEAAKGRPVLHYRLEYREEGQDEWVILLTDRDECVYSLTPTHTSCRVRVCAIYREGDMSEPSKETVIPLAADVTLDPDTAHCELILSDNGRRVTVGKKRKVPNNPQRFDGWACILGKEGFRSGRHFWHVEVNIGVEASWAVGVTRESAERKGWFSFSPNEGYWCLSKPSCSSTLCVFKTNLPWPSNLKLLDVCVDIEERWVSFYNGVSRSHVYTITDMVFTKGERIYPLLRTYGRDKGLVIQELK from the exons ATGGAGCTTGAGGGAGACCCTGAAGTCGTGAGTAGgag TGTCGAGGAGGAGAGAGTTGAGTCACCTGGTCTCAGCTGCCTGTCTATGAAGAGTAACAGGTCAATGTTTGAACCCATTcacttcagaggagaaaccatgCACCCGGATCTCAG tttGCTGACTGTGCGTCATTTCAGATGCCCTTTGTGTTCAGATGTGTTGACAAACCCGGTCTCCATTCCCTGTGGACACAGTTACTGCAGGCAGTGTATCAGCACACACTGGGCCCAGCCCGGCCATGCAGGAAACTATGTGTGCCCCCAGTGCAATAAGAGATTCAGAGCCAAGCCTGAGCTCTACACTAACACAGCCTTGGTCAAGGTGCTCCACGAGCTCCAGCAGGCAGGCTTCAGTCCTGCCCTCCCTGCTCTGGGCTACGCTGGGCCCATGGATGTGGCATGTGATATATGCTCTGGCCAGAAGCTGAGGGCGGTTAAGTCCTGTTTGACCTGCACTGTCTCCTACTGTGAGCCTCACGTCAGGCAGCACTAcaccatcccagctctgcagagaCACACCCTGGCCGATGTCATTGGATACGGTGGACACAAAGACCACCATGGTAACactggaaagaaagagagaatcaaAGAG GAGAGAAATAATgagaatgaggtggaggggagcgTCTCTAAAAAGATGAAGATGGGGGAAGAAGATTCTGAGCTGAAGAAAATCATCTCTGAGCTGAGGAAGGAGAATTCAGTATTAAAACAAGAGGCAATTGAGAAACAACggatggacatcagaactgcTGACCTGTATAAGACCATCAACAAACTCCGCTCAGACCTTCAGCAAAAAGCAGCTGAGACTCAGAGAGGAAACCTGGAGAATATTACAGCTG GCTGGGTGGAGGTGCCAGCTCTGGGTCGGCCCATTCACCCTGGAATGCTGTATAACTGTTGCTCTGAGTCCTTCACTCCAG ACTTCTTGTGTGACTCAGACAATAAGATAAAAAGGAAAATATCCCTGCCGTTCCCATTCACTGAGACCAAGGTAATAGAGACAGACTCTCTGCAGGAGAGGTTCAGAGCTTTGGGACTGGATCAGCCAATCAGAACCAGTTTCCTGTCTGGACTGGTGGATGTGGGAGGAGCTGCAGAGTATCTAAACCATCCTCTCCTGCACAAAGGGGACTATGTGACTCTGCACTACAAAAGAACCACCCGACTGGATCAGTTGACTTTCTTCCTGTTAGAGAAGGTGAGGTGTCCTGAAGTGATTCAGCAGCAAACATCCACACACATGGTCATGGCTGTGACATATGGAACTCAGGCCTTCATCGTTTGTAAGACCAGCAGAACATGGACCATGAGCAAAGTTATCAATAAACTGAAGAAAATGATCCAATTTCTCACAGCAGAGGACGGAGCGTCTCAACTAGCTACATCTTCTGGTCTCACCTGTACCTACTATGGAGATCTTGAGACAAATAGAGGTGATAGAGAGATAACTGATCTCAGTGAGTCCTTCCCTAAGCTGCTGGGTCTCAGTGGAGAGAAGGCTGTTCCTTTGAGAGTTTGGCTCTGCCCTCTGAAGAACCTGTACCCTGCAGCAACCTGTGTGAGGGAGATCAGTGAAGACCTGCAGtccagggtagagagagagatggaacactaCAGATACACAGGCACAAGGTGTGAGGAGATGGTAAAGCATGAGTGGGTCAGTAAAGTTCAGGACCTGAAAGATAAATTGATCAATTTTATAGATCTCATTCAACAGTACCTAGCTCAACTGCAGAAACTCATGGGTAGAATTTTGGTGTCTGTGAGGTCAGGAGTGCAGGAGGAGAAAGCTGTTGAAGAGGAGATGAAAGGTCATGACCTGTCCCCGTTCAGAATGGAAGCAACAGGACAGTGGCTGGATGACAAACAGGCTGAGCTGAAGTTCCTTGAATCTCTTGACTCTAAAATCAGATCTAAGATGGTGTCTACAGACCAGCTGCAAAAAGTCATTAGTAATTCAAAGACAGACACTGTGGTGTGTTTCACTCTCACCTCTCTGGGTGAAACAGACCTGTATCTCTCATCCCTGAAGCAGCATCTTGACTCCCTACAGACATACTCACAGACCAGGCCTGGCCACCGCTACCAGCACACTCAACCCTGGTTCAAGTCTgaggagaacaaggagagagTAACAACGGCAGCTAGAGCTTTTCTTGATTTCGTTAAGGTCACCAAGAAACTCAAGATCGTTGCAACCTCCATTCCAAATGATTCCACTCCTGGAGCCTCCATCCGTCTCTACCAGGGAGGCAGGTTAGTGGACTCTGACTATGAAGCTGTGTCAAAGCCTGAGACCGTTAAGGTAGTAGACACAGAGCAGAGTAGTGTGACCCTCCTCTTATCCCCGTCAAAGACTGGACACACTGACAGGTTCAGAGTGGAGTACAGACCTGTCAGACCTGACCTGTTCTTTCTCCATGAGGAGAAGAACTGGAGAAGCATGACGACCGGAGAAAATGGGAAAGCCTTTGTGATATCAGGcctggagagagatacacagtaccagatcagacacagagcagaggacaTGGCAGGAGTGACTAGTGAGTTCAGTGACATCACTGTGGCAGAGACTGGGTCAGGGTCTGAGCCTGGGCGTCCGGTAGTCCagtcagcagacagaaactcggTCACTCTGACCTGGAgaagaccagtggaggctgcaaAGGGACGGCCTGTGCTCCACTACAGACTGGAGtacagagaggagggacaggacgAGTGGGTCATACTGCTAACAGACAGGGACGAGTGTGTGTACTCcctaacacccacacacacctcttgCAGAGTCAGAGTATGTGCCATCTATAGAGAGGGAGACATGAGTGAACCTAGCAAAGAAACAGTCATCCCACTGGCAG CTGATGTGACTCTGGACCCTGATACAGCTCACTGTGAGTTGATCCTGTCTGATAATGGGAGGAGAGtgacagtaggaaaaaaaaggaAGGTTCCTAATAATCCACAGAGATTTGATGGGTGGGCCTGTATCCTGGGAAAGGAGGGCTTCCGCTCTGGACGACACTTCTGGCACGTGGAGGTGAATATTGGGGTGGAGGCAAGTTGGGCTGTAGGAGTGACCAGGGAGTCTGCTGAAAGGAAAGGATGGTTCTCTTTCTCTCCGAATGAAGGTTACTGGTGTCTAAGTAAACCTTCTTGTAGTTCCACCCTGTGTGTCTTCAAGACCAACCTCCCCTGGCCCTCTAACCTCAAAttgttggatgtgtgtgtggatattGAGGAGAGGTGGGTCTCCTTCTACAACGGCGTGTCCAGGAGTCACGTTTACACCATCACTGACATGGTCTTCACTAAGGGAGAGAGGATTTACCCACTGTTGCGAACTTATGGAAGAGATAAAGGCCTTGTGATCCAGGAGCTGAAATAG